GCACGGATGAAGACAAAACGCGTATCCGTGAACTCCACCATGCGATCGAGCTTGCTCAACAGTCCGGCGATCTTGACGGTGAATCTGATGCAGTACTCCAGTATCAAATTGCTGTCACCGAAGCGGCACATAATGTGGTGCTGCTCCATTTGCTAAGGTGTATGGAGCCGATGCTGGCCCAGAACGTTCGGCAAAACTTCGAATTGCTGTATGCGCGTCGTGAAATGCTGCCACTGGTTAGCAGTCACCGTACCCGTATTTTTGAAGCAATTATTGCCGGGAAGCCGGAAGAGGCGCGTGAAGCGTCCCACCGTCACTTGGCGTTTATCGAAGAGATTCTGCTGGACAGAAGCCGTGAGGAAAGCCGTCGTGAACGCGCCTTACGCCGTCTGGAGCAACGAAAGAATTAGTGATTTTTCTGGCAGAACGTTAACCAGAAGATGTTGTAAATCAAGCGCCATATAAAGTGCGCGGCAACTAAACGCAGAACCTGTCTTATTACGCTCTCTGGCGAGAACGTAATGGGACAGGTTCCAGATAACTCAACGTATTAGATAGATAAGGAATACCCCCATGTCAGAACGTTTCCCAAATGACGTGGATCCGATCGAAACTCGCGACTGGCTACAGGCGATCGAATCGGTCATCCGTGAAGAAGGTGTTGAGCGTGCTCAGTATCTGATCGACCAACTGCTTTCAGAAGCCCGCAAAGGCGGCGTGAAAGTAGCG
This window of the Citrobacter freundii ATCC 8090 = MTCC 1658 = NBRC 12681 genome carries:
- the pdhR gene encoding pyruvate dehydrogenase complex transcriptional repressor PdhR, with product MAYSKIRQPKLSDVIEQQLEFLILEGTLRPGEKLPPERELAKQFDVSRPSLREAIQRLEAKGLLLRRQGGGTFVQSSLWQSFSDPLVELLSDHPESQFDLLETRHALEGIAAYYAALRSTDEDKTRIRELHHAIELAQQSGDLDGESDAVLQYQIAVTEAAHNVVLLHLLRCMEPMLAQNVRQNFELLYARREMLPLVSSHRTRIFEAIIAGKPEEAREASHRHLAFIEEILLDRSREESRRERALRRLEQRKN